In Horticoccus luteus, the following proteins share a genomic window:
- a CDS encoding sodium:proton antiporter: MFQLSLATVSHGAVASIPLILVAPFALLLLLIATMPLTPPRVKHLWEHYYPHIAIGLGLVVAAYYLWRVEGGGTVIGHTAHEYFSFISLIGALYVVAGGIHIKVKGESTPVVNVAFLAVGAVLANFIGTTGASMVMIRPWIRLNKIRISAFHIVFFIFVVSNVGGALTPIGDPPLFLGYLRGVPFFWLLDHVIGQWIVTLVALLVAFYVFDRRSFARMPVRLRHESEAPDTWRFDGMMNVLFLGVIIAAVFLPDYWFLREIVMLGAAVASYRLTPKDVHLENHFSFGPIKEVAFLFIGIFATMMPALNYLEQHGHEFGFERAPAYYFASGGLSAVLDNAPTYVNFLKLAEVSASTGGGGESTPAAEHAAVHQLLADRPELVIAVSLGAVFFGAMTYIGNGPNFMVKSIAESAGVRVPSFFGYIGRYSLPILLPILAVCGWIFLH, encoded by the coding sequence ATGTTTCAGCTTTCCCTCGCGACGGTCAGTCATGGCGCAGTCGCATCGATCCCGCTCATCCTGGTGGCACCGTTCGCGCTGTTGCTGCTGCTTATCGCCACGATGCCGCTCACGCCCCCGCGGGTGAAGCATCTGTGGGAGCACTATTATCCGCACATCGCGATCGGCCTGGGGCTGGTGGTGGCGGCATATTATCTATGGCGCGTGGAAGGCGGCGGCACGGTGATCGGGCACACGGCGCACGAGTATTTCTCGTTCATCAGCCTCATCGGGGCGCTGTACGTGGTGGCGGGCGGGATTCACATCAAGGTGAAGGGCGAATCGACGCCGGTGGTGAACGTGGCGTTTCTCGCGGTCGGCGCGGTGCTGGCGAACTTCATCGGCACGACGGGCGCCTCGATGGTAATGATCCGGCCATGGATCCGGTTGAACAAGATCCGCATCAGCGCGTTTCACATCGTATTTTTCATCTTCGTGGTTTCAAACGTCGGCGGTGCGCTGACGCCGATCGGCGATCCGCCGTTGTTTCTGGGCTACCTGCGCGGCGTGCCGTTCTTCTGGCTGCTCGACCACGTGATCGGGCAGTGGATCGTGACGCTGGTGGCGCTGCTGGTGGCGTTTTACGTGTTCGATCGACGGTCGTTTGCGCGGATGCCGGTGCGCTTGCGGCACGAAAGCGAGGCGCCGGATACGTGGCGCTTCGACGGCATGATGAACGTGCTGTTCCTGGGCGTGATCATCGCGGCGGTGTTTCTGCCGGACTACTGGTTTCTCCGCGAAATCGTGATGCTCGGAGCGGCGGTGGCGAGCTACCGGCTGACGCCGAAAGATGTGCATTTGGAAAATCACTTCAGCTTCGGCCCGATCAAGGAGGTGGCGTTTCTCTTCATCGGTATTTTCGCCACGATGATGCCCGCGTTGAACTATCTGGAGCAGCACGGTCACGAATTCGGTTTCGAGCGCGCGCCGGCGTATTATTTCGCTTCGGGCGGGCTCTCGGCGGTGCTGGATAATGCGCCGACGTATGTGAATTTCCTGAAGCTGGCCGAGGTCAGCGCGTCGACCGGTGGCGGTGGAGAATCGACCCCGGCGGCGGAGCACGCGGCGGTGCATCAACTGCTCGCCGACCGGCCGGAACTCGTGATCGCGGTCAGCCTTGGCGCGGTATTTTTCGGCGCGATGACCTACATCGGCAACGGCCCCAATTTCATGGTGAAATCGATCGCGGAGTCGGCGGGCGTGCGGGTGCCGTCGTTCTTCGGCTACATCGGTCGCTACAGTTTGCCGATCCTGCTGCCGATCCTCGCGGTGTGCGGCTGGATTTTCCTGCACTGA
- a CDS encoding efflux RND transporter periplasmic adaptor subunit: MDIPRPDQTKAKRKKRILLAAGIVVALAVITVLLARLKPAAPSVERNLVWIDTVKRGEMLRQVRGLGTLVPEEITWIAARTQGRVDKIVLRPGADVSETSVILILTNPDVVRAATDADSQLKAAEAELANLKVTLESSVLAAESTAATAKADYEQAKLRAEVNDQLFQDGLVSPLEMRLTKVTAEQAATRNTIEQKRYAFAQDSIAPQLAVKAAEVDRLRSQAKLRQDELDALTVRAGMTGVLQLLPVEVGAQVQPGTNLARVADPHRLKAEVRVAETQAKDIQIGQPATIDTRNGIAAGKVSRIDPSVQNGTVTVDVTMTQELPRGARPDLSVDGTIELERLNDVVYVGRPAFGQEHSTVGMFKLDADGIYATRTQVQLGRSSVNTIEIVNGLQPGDRVILSDMSQWDANDRIKLN, from the coding sequence ATGGACATCCCGCGCCCCGACCAAACGAAAGCCAAGCGCAAGAAACGCATCCTCCTCGCCGCCGGCATTGTGGTCGCGCTCGCCGTCATCACCGTCCTCCTCGCGCGCCTCAAGCCCGCCGCGCCCAGCGTCGAACGCAACCTCGTGTGGATCGACACCGTCAAACGCGGCGAAATGCTCCGCCAGGTGCGCGGCCTCGGCACGCTCGTCCCCGAGGAAATCACGTGGATCGCCGCCCGCACCCAAGGCCGCGTCGATAAAATCGTCCTGCGCCCCGGCGCCGATGTGAGTGAGACCAGCGTCATCCTCATCCTCACCAACCCCGACGTCGTGCGCGCCGCCACCGACGCCGACTCGCAGCTCAAGGCCGCGGAAGCCGAACTCGCCAACCTCAAGGTGACCCTCGAAAGCAGCGTCCTCGCCGCCGAATCCACCGCCGCCACCGCGAAAGCCGATTACGAACAGGCGAAACTTCGCGCCGAGGTGAACGACCAGTTGTTTCAAGACGGCCTCGTTTCGCCGCTCGAAATGCGCCTCACCAAAGTCACCGCCGAGCAAGCCGCCACGCGCAACACCATCGAGCAAAAACGCTACGCCTTCGCGCAGGATTCGATCGCACCCCAACTCGCCGTCAAAGCCGCCGAAGTCGACCGGCTCCGCAGTCAGGCCAAACTCCGTCAGGACGAGCTCGATGCCCTCACCGTCCGCGCGGGCATGACCGGCGTCCTGCAACTTCTCCCCGTCGAAGTCGGCGCCCAAGTCCAACCCGGCACCAACCTCGCCCGCGTCGCTGATCCCCATCGCCTTAAGGCCGAAGTCCGCGTCGCCGAGACGCAGGCCAAGGACATCCAGATCGGCCAGCCCGCGACCATCGATACGCGCAACGGCATCGCGGCCGGTAAAGTCTCCCGCATCGATCCCTCCGTGCAAAACGGCACCGTCACCGTCGACGTGACGATGACGCAGGAGCTCCCCCGCGGCGCGCGGCCGGATCTGTCCGTCGATGGCACCATCGAACTCGAGCGCCTCAACGACGTCGTTTACGTCGGCCGCCCCGCGTTTGGCCAGGAACACAGCACCGTCGGCATGTTCAAGCTCGACGCCGACGGCATCTACGCCACCCGCACGCAGGTCCAGCTTGGCCGCAGCTCCGTCAACACGATCGAAATCGTCAACGGCCTCCAACCCGGCGACCGCGTCATCCTCTCCGACATGTCGCAGTGGGATGCCAACGACCGCATCAAGTTGAACTGA
- a CDS encoding HAD family hydrolase, translating to MANVSPDLGVIFDWDGVIIDSSHHHELSWERLAAEERRTLPEGHFKLGFGKKNEWIIPELLGWTRDSGDVRRLSLRKEALYREIVAERGLEVLPGGREFLARLAEGRVPFCVGSSTHRENIATILDVLGLASVFTAMVTAEDVTQGKPHPDVFLRAAEKISRAPASCVVFEDAFAGIEAARAGGMKVVGVATTHPAEALRGRVDRVVHRLDELTVADLHKLVAR from the coding sequence ATGGCAAACGTTTCGCCGGACCTCGGCGTCATTTTCGATTGGGACGGCGTCATCATCGACTCGTCGCATCATCACGAACTCAGTTGGGAACGACTCGCGGCCGAAGAGCGGCGCACGTTGCCCGAAGGCCACTTCAAACTCGGCTTCGGCAAGAAGAACGAATGGATCATTCCGGAATTGCTCGGCTGGACGCGCGACAGCGGCGACGTGCGGCGCCTGTCGTTGCGCAAGGAGGCGCTGTATCGGGAAATCGTCGCCGAGCGCGGGCTCGAGGTGCTGCCGGGCGGGCGGGAATTTCTCGCGCGGCTAGCGGAGGGACGGGTGCCGTTCTGCGTGGGTTCCTCCACGCATCGCGAGAATATCGCGACAATCCTCGACGTGCTCGGCCTGGCGTCGGTGTTCACTGCGATGGTGACGGCGGAGGATGTGACGCAGGGAAAGCCGCACCCCGACGTGTTTTTGCGCGCGGCGGAAAAGATCTCCCGGGCACCGGCGAGTTGCGTAGTGTTTGAGGATGCGTTTGCGGGCATCGAGGCGGCGCGGGCGGGCGGCATGAAGGTCGTGGGGGTGGCGACGACGCATCCCGCGGAGGCGTTGCGCGGGCGCGTGGATCGGGTCGTGCACCGGCTGGACGAGTTGACGGTCGCGGACCTGCACAAGTTGGTGGCTCGCTGA
- a CDS encoding Glu/Leu/Phe/Val family dehydrogenase translates to MSKVIISTLYDSDVFRMACRQFDQAADAINLPEAIRDRTKYPRRCLAVALPVERDDGSVTVFEGYRVQHNLSTGPSKGGIRFHQHVTLGEVAALSMWMSWKCSLVGLPYGGAKGGVIVDPHQLSERELEHLSRRYMQEMINFVGPHTDVPAPDVGTNEKIMGWMMDTYSNHAGHLETAVVTGKPIALGGSQGRREATGAGVAYLVKQYLADLKIPIKKATVAIQGFGNVGSETALALANYGAKIIAISDYTGAFHNPKGIDVQRALKYVQYQRVLKDFDGGEPITNEQLLELKCTVLVPAALERVITEKNAPKLRCRVLAEAANGPTTNAADKILNQRDEIEVIPDVLCNSGGVIVSYFEWLQNLQNFYWSRDEVMTKLYAVLDKAKTSVDYQKRKFKFSRRLAALTLGVQRVADAKAARGLFP, encoded by the coding sequence ATGTCCAAGGTAATTATTTCCACTCTGTATGACTCCGATGTGTTTCGCATGGCGTGCCGCCAGTTCGATCAGGCGGCCGACGCGATCAATCTCCCGGAGGCCATCCGCGATCGCACGAAATATCCCCGCCGCTGCCTCGCCGTGGCCCTGCCCGTCGAGCGCGATGATGGCTCGGTGACGGTCTTCGAAGGCTATCGCGTCCAGCACAACCTCTCCACCGGTCCGTCCAAAGGCGGCATCCGTTTTCACCAACACGTCACGTTGGGTGAAGTCGCCGCGCTCTCGATGTGGATGAGTTGGAAGTGCTCCCTCGTCGGCCTGCCCTACGGCGGTGCGAAAGGCGGCGTGATCGTGGATCCGCACCAACTTTCCGAACGTGAGCTCGAACATCTTTCCCGCCGCTACATGCAGGAGATGATCAACTTCGTCGGCCCGCACACCGACGTGCCCGCACCCGACGTCGGCACCAACGAGAAAATCATGGGCTGGATGATGGATACGTATTCCAACCACGCCGGCCATCTCGAGACCGCCGTCGTCACCGGCAAACCGATCGCCCTCGGCGGTTCACAAGGTCGCCGTGAAGCCACGGGGGCGGGCGTCGCCTATCTCGTGAAACAGTATCTCGCCGACCTCAAGATCCCGATCAAGAAGGCCACGGTGGCGATTCAAGGCTTCGGCAATGTCGGCAGTGAAACGGCCCTCGCCCTCGCGAATTACGGCGCGAAAATCATCGCGATCTCCGACTACACCGGCGCCTTTCACAACCCCAAGGGCATCGATGTGCAACGCGCGTTGAAATACGTGCAATACCAGCGCGTGTTGAAGGATTTCGATGGCGGTGAACCCATCACCAACGAGCAGCTCCTCGAGTTGAAATGCACGGTCCTCGTGCCCGCCGCCCTCGAGCGCGTCATCACCGAAAAAAATGCACCCAAGCTCCGCTGCCGCGTCCTCGCCGAAGCCGCCAACGGCCCGACGACCAACGCCGCCGACAAAATCCTCAACCAGCGCGACGAGATCGAGGTCATCCCCGACGTGCTCTGCAATTCCGGCGGCGTCATCGTCTCGTATTTCGAATGGCTGCAAAATCTGCAGAACTTCTATTGGTCGCGCGACGAGGTGATGACCAAACTCTACGCCGTCCTCGACAAAGCGAAGACGTCCGTCGACTACCAAAAACGGAAGTTCAAATTCAGCCGCCGTCTCGCCGCGCTCACGCTCGGTGTGCAACGCGTCGCCGACGCCAAGGCCGCGCGCGGCCTCTTCCCGTAA
- a CDS encoding ABC transporter permease, translating to MLSDFRFALRTLGKTPGFTVAAVIVLALGIGANSAIFSIVNALLFAPPSYAHPAAVVQVFSQDKKNPTSYRAFSYPTYRDIREKNSVFTDVFAHNLTLIGIGEKDHARRALAELVSSNYFSVLGVAPVQGRAFLPDEERPGSAPAVAIASYPYWQQRGFDPALVGSTVLISGRPYTIVGIAPENFTGTMQLFSPSFWLPLGDYDRIVNDTLADEQRALALRSTHDLMIVGRLKPGLTGATALPALATLAANLEHAFPVEQKDQTFTTAPLSRLSTSETPNDGDGDIATLGALLLGMSAVVLLVACLNLANMLLARGTARRKEIAIRLALGAGRARIIRQLLLEGFVLAVMGGVVGLVLALWSADLLVASLLRFMPFDLVWPSGLSPVVLGATFLFCVFGTLLFALGPALKLSRGNVLTDLKEQAGEDVAPRRWKYFPRHPLVVVQIALSLALLTAAALFIRGAGKAANVDTGLDVQRTWLVQVDASLAGQNPVRSRELYHELNARLAALPGVESASVSSLIPFGMVSKSKKISRAGLYPAADAKPSTAAEGLAYFASWNSVGADYFKSVGLPLLRGRPFTAAEATQPGGPAVAIIDESLARKLWPDGNALGQQLQYAATHAPAAKNSGEGGGINMSTTADSGEIKAGEPIQVVGIVPSTRHALFEKEVGSSIYLPYSRGFQSDVHFLVRFATLPTDANATTALLRRTVREFDATLPVLAIKSFPQHLDGNIQIWVVRAGAALFSVFGGLALGLAVVGIYGVKAYAVARRTREIGIRMALGAQPAVVLKMILREATLMLACGLLLGVLLAFGTGQLVSSLLYHVSATDPIAFTVAPVVLALAAFVAAWIPARRATRINPLTALRSE from the coding sequence ATGCTCTCCGACTTCCGCTTCGCCCTCCGCACGCTCGGCAAGACCCCCGGCTTCACCGTCGCCGCCGTCATCGTGCTCGCTCTCGGCATCGGCGCCAACTCCGCCATCTTCAGCATCGTCAACGCGCTTCTCTTCGCTCCGCCGTCCTATGCGCACCCGGCCGCCGTCGTCCAAGTTTTTTCGCAGGACAAAAAGAACCCCACGTCCTACCGCGCCTTCTCCTATCCGACCTACCGCGACATTCGCGAAAAGAACTCCGTGTTCACCGATGTCTTCGCGCACAACCTCACGCTGATCGGCATCGGCGAAAAAGACCACGCCCGCCGGGCGCTGGCCGAGCTCGTCTCCTCCAACTATTTCTCGGTGCTCGGCGTCGCCCCGGTTCAAGGCCGCGCCTTCCTGCCCGACGAGGAACGCCCCGGCAGCGCCCCTGCCGTCGCTATCGCCAGTTATCCTTACTGGCAGCAACGCGGCTTCGATCCCGCCCTGGTTGGCTCGACCGTTTTGATCAGCGGCCGCCCCTACACCATCGTCGGCATCGCCCCCGAAAACTTCACCGGCACGATGCAGCTTTTCTCCCCGTCGTTCTGGCTGCCGCTCGGCGATTACGACCGTATAGTCAACGACACGCTCGCCGACGAACAGCGGGCGCTCGCCCTCCGCTCCACCCACGACCTCATGATCGTCGGCCGCCTCAAGCCCGGCCTCACCGGCGCCACCGCTCTCCCTGCGCTCGCGACCCTCGCCGCCAACCTCGAACACGCGTTCCCCGTCGAACAGAAAGACCAGACGTTCACCACGGCCCCGCTCTCGCGCCTCTCCACCAGCGAGACGCCCAACGATGGCGATGGCGATATCGCCACGCTCGGCGCGCTCCTCCTCGGCATGTCTGCCGTCGTGCTCCTCGTCGCCTGCCTCAACCTCGCCAACATGCTCCTCGCGCGCGGCACCGCCCGCCGCAAAGAGATCGCCATCCGCCTCGCCCTCGGCGCCGGCCGTGCCCGCATCATCCGCCAACTGCTCCTCGAAGGCTTCGTCCTCGCGGTCATGGGCGGGGTCGTCGGCCTGGTGCTCGCTCTCTGGTCCGCCGATCTCCTCGTCGCCTCGCTGTTGCGCTTCATGCCCTTCGACCTCGTCTGGCCGTCCGGCCTCAGCCCCGTCGTGCTGGGCGCCACGTTTCTCTTCTGCGTGTTCGGCACCCTCCTCTTCGCGCTCGGGCCGGCGTTGAAGCTCTCCCGCGGCAACGTCCTCACCGACCTCAAGGAACAAGCCGGCGAGGACGTCGCCCCGCGCCGCTGGAAATATTTTCCGCGCCATCCCTTGGTCGTCGTGCAGATCGCGCTCTCCCTCGCGCTCCTCACCGCCGCCGCCCTTTTCATCCGTGGCGCCGGCAAAGCCGCCAACGTCGACACCGGCCTCGACGTCCAACGCACCTGGCTCGTGCAGGTCGACGCCAGTCTCGCCGGCCAGAATCCCGTCCGCTCCCGCGAACTCTACCACGAGCTCAATGCCCGCCTCGCCGCCCTTCCCGGCGTCGAAAGTGCCAGCGTTTCCTCCCTCATTCCTTTCGGCATGGTCTCGAAAAGCAAAAAGATCTCGCGCGCCGGGCTCTATCCCGCGGCCGACGCCAAACCTTCCACCGCCGCCGAGGGCCTCGCCTACTTCGCCAGTTGGAACAGCGTCGGCGCCGACTACTTCAAGTCGGTGGGACTCCCTCTCCTCCGGGGCCGGCCTTTCACCGCGGCTGAGGCCACCCAGCCCGGCGGCCCGGCGGTGGCGATCATCGATGAATCGCTCGCCCGCAAACTCTGGCCCGATGGCAACGCGCTCGGCCAGCAACTCCAATACGCCGCCACGCACGCTCCCGCCGCCAAAAACTCTGGCGAGGGTGGTGGCATCAACATGAGCACCACCGCCGATTCCGGTGAAATCAAAGCCGGTGAACCTATCCAAGTCGTCGGCATCGTCCCCTCCACCCGTCACGCCCTCTTCGAGAAGGAGGTCGGCAGCAGCATCTACCTGCCCTACAGCCGAGGCTTCCAAAGCGACGTCCATTTCCTCGTGCGTTTCGCCACGCTCCCCACGGATGCCAACGCCACCACCGCCCTCCTCCGCCGCACCGTGCGCGAATTCGATGCCACGCTGCCCGTGCTCGCCATCAAATCCTTCCCGCAGCACCTCGACGGCAACATTCAGATCTGGGTCGTTCGCGCCGGGGCCGCCCTCTTCTCCGTATTCGGCGGCCTCGCCCTCGGCCTGGCTGTCGTCGGCATTTACGGCGTGAAAGCCTACGCCGTCGCCCGCCGCACCCGCGAGATCGGCATCCGCATGGCCCTCGGCGCCCAACCCGCAGTCGTCCTGAAAATGATTCTTCGCGAGGCCACGCTCATGCTCGCGTGCGGTCTCCTCCTCGGCGTCCTCCTCGCGTTCGGCACCGGCCAGCTCGTCAGCAGCCTCCTTTACCACGTCAGCGCCACCGACCCGATCGCGTTCACCGTGGCGCCGGTCGTCCTCGCCCTCGCCGCCTTCGTCGCCGCTTGGATTCCCGCCCGCCGCGCCACCCGCATCAACCCGCTCACCGCCCTCCGCTCCGAATAA
- a CDS encoding ABC transporter permease produces MLAALRFALRQLAKSPGFAIVAVLTLGVGIGAVTVAFSAVNAVLLKPFPYIRHQERMLYFNELDHSRGLSDIGICYADFLDLQHRMTTLDGLWVRTDRTVILSGADEPERLLGTGVSWDAFKHMGVAPFIGRDFLPSDAQPDSPEVALLSYGLWQRRFGGDRDIINTTVTLNGKPAQIIGVMPRGWAYPDNSALWSVYRPEPAQLTDRANFFLDGHAMMKPGVTLAQVQAEADTVMGAIAREHPVTNGNVGVSFRDVREQATADTRPQLLLFLGAVSFVFLIACLNVANLVLARLVTRTKEIAIRLALGATRRQLIGQFCVEGLVLAFLGGSAGLLLALWGADAMWLGVKTDIPFWLQRGFDLRVYAVVVALGLIAALFFGILPLWQAARPDLTRELKESGRGAGDGGPAGHRLRQSLVIVEVALALVLLVGAGLMMRSFGKLRDIALGFDARQVLTFRVGLPPTMAPDDTASLNLFRALLPRLQTVPGVQSASAATVVPLTHDNSINALVIEGEAEPRTLSEAALGQQRAVMHDFFQTMRIPLLLGRRFQAGVDRPDSPPTAIVDEAFALQHYGSLTKALGRRFRTFTPAADQKAPWRTIVGVVGNTRLRLAGPDPQPTFYVPFEQQPSNFMTVVLRTAANPASLLPAVRSAVSAVNKDMPIYNAYSMEALFQRDAWAQAFFGGLFTTAGIIALFLASIGVYGVMSYAVAQRTAEIGVRMALGAQPGRVVRLMLGRGVRLVAAGLLIGFVGSWFAAQLLTGFLYGVSPHDPPTFAAVPVLLAAIALFACYVPARRATRIDPLTALRAE; encoded by the coding sequence ATGCTCGCCGCGCTGCGCTTCGCCCTTCGCCAACTCGCGAAGTCGCCCGGCTTCGCGATCGTCGCCGTGCTCACTCTCGGCGTCGGCATCGGCGCAGTGACGGTCGCGTTCTCCGCGGTCAACGCGGTTTTGCTCAAACCGTTTCCCTACATCCGGCACCAGGAGCGGATGCTGTATTTCAACGAACTCGATCACAGCCGCGGCCTCTCCGACATCGGCATTTGCTACGCCGACTTTCTCGATCTCCAGCATCGGATGACCACCCTCGACGGTCTCTGGGTCCGCACCGATCGCACCGTCATTCTCTCCGGCGCCGATGAACCCGAACGGCTCCTCGGCACCGGCGTGAGTTGGGACGCTTTTAAGCACATGGGCGTCGCCCCCTTCATCGGCCGCGACTTCCTCCCGTCCGACGCCCAACCGGATAGTCCCGAGGTCGCGTTGCTCAGCTACGGACTTTGGCAACGCCGCTTCGGAGGCGATCGCGACATCATCAACACCACCGTCACGCTCAACGGCAAACCCGCGCAGATCATCGGCGTGATGCCGCGCGGCTGGGCTTACCCGGATAACTCCGCGCTCTGGAGCGTCTATCGTCCCGAACCCGCGCAACTCACCGACCGCGCCAACTTTTTTCTCGACGGTCACGCCATGATGAAACCCGGCGTGACCCTCGCCCAAGTCCAGGCTGAAGCTGACACCGTCATGGGCGCGATCGCGCGCGAACATCCCGTGACCAACGGCAATGTCGGCGTCTCCTTTCGCGACGTGCGCGAACAAGCCACCGCCGACACCCGCCCGCAGCTCCTCCTTTTTCTCGGCGCGGTGTCGTTCGTCTTCCTCATCGCCTGCCTCAACGTCGCCAACCTCGTGCTCGCGCGCCTGGTCACCCGCACCAAGGAAATCGCCATCCGCCTCGCCCTCGGCGCCACGCGCCGGCAGCTCATCGGCCAATTCTGCGTCGAAGGCCTCGTCCTCGCGTTTCTGGGCGGCAGCGCGGGGCTCCTCCTGGCCTTGTGGGGCGCGGACGCCATGTGGCTCGGTGTCAAGACCGACATCCCCTTCTGGTTGCAACGCGGCTTCGACCTTCGCGTGTATGCCGTCGTCGTCGCGCTCGGTTTGATCGCGGCGTTGTTCTTCGGCATCCTCCCCCTCTGGCAGGCCGCGCGGCCCGACCTCACGCGCGAATTAAAAGAAAGCGGCCGCGGCGCCGGCGACGGTGGTCCCGCCGGCCACCGTTTACGCCAAAGCCTCGTCATCGTCGAAGTCGCCCTCGCCCTCGTCCTCCTCGTCGGCGCCGGCCTCATGATGCGCAGCTTCGGAAAACTGCGGGACATCGCTCTCGGTTTCGACGCCCGCCAAGTTCTCACGTTTCGCGTCGGCCTGCCGCCCACGATGGCGCCCGACGACACCGCCTCGCTCAACCTCTTTCGCGCCCTCCTGCCCCGCCTCCAAACCGTCCCCGGCGTGCAATCCGCCAGCGCCGCCACCGTCGTTCCGCTCACCCACGACAACAGCATCAACGCCCTCGTCATCGAAGGGGAAGCCGAGCCGCGCACCCTGAGCGAGGCCGCCCTCGGCCAGCAACGCGCCGTGATGCACGACTTTTTCCAAACGATGCGCATTCCGCTGCTCCTCGGTCGCCGCTTTCAAGCCGGTGTTGACCGGCCCGATTCGCCGCCCACCGCGATCGTGGACGAAGCGTTTGCCTTGCAGCACTACGGCAGTCTGACCAAGGCCCTCGGCCGGCGCTTCCGCACCTTCACGCCCGCTGCGGATCAGAAGGCGCCATGGCGGACCATTGTCGGCGTCGTGGGCAACACCCGCCTCCGCCTCGCTGGTCCCGATCCGCAGCCCACGTTCTACGTCCCCTTCGAGCAGCAACCGAGCAATTTCATGACGGTCGTCCTCCGCACCGCGGCCAATCCGGCCAGCCTCCTCCCCGCTGTGCGTTCGGCCGTGTCCGCCGTGAATAAAGACATGCCGATCTACAACGCGTATTCGATGGAAGCCCTCTTCCAACGCGACGCGTGGGCGCAGGCGTTCTTCGGCGGGCTCTTCACCACGGCCGGCATCATCGCGCTCTTCCTCGCGAGCATCGGCGTTTACGGCGTCATGTCCTACGCGGTCGCACAACGCACCGCCGAGATCGGCGTGCGCATGGCCCTCGGCGCCCAGCCCGGCCGCGTCGTGCGCCTGATGCTCGGTCGCGGCGTGCGGCTGGTGGCCGCCGGCTTGCTCATCGGGTTCGTCGGCTCCTGGTTCGCCGCGCAACTCTTGACGGGCTTCCTCTACGGCGTGTCGCCGCACGATCCGCCGACCTTCGCCGCCGTGCCCGTGCTCCTCGCCGCCATCGCACTTTTCGCGTGTTACGTGCCCGCGCGCCGCGCCACCCGCATCGATCCGCTCACCGCGCTGCGCGCCGAATAA
- a CDS encoding ABC transporter ATP-binding protein, producing the protein MNPESLIKLDGVTKVFLTDEVETHALSGIHIDIVKGEFVSIAGPSGCGKSTLLSILGLLDSPTDGTYLLNGRPVQGLSLPERARIRNREIGFIFQSFNLIGDLTVYENVELPLTYRGMPASERKIAVTEALEKVGMAHRAKHLPSQLSGGQQQRVAVARALAGKPAVLLADEPTGNLDSKNGDSVMQLLAGLHQGGATIVMVTHDARFARNADRTIHIFDGRVVQEQVETDPTRA; encoded by the coding sequence ATGAATCCAGAATCTCTCATCAAACTCGACGGCGTCACCAAAGTCTTCCTCACCGACGAGGTCGAAACGCACGCCCTCTCCGGCATTCACATCGACATCGTCAAAGGCGAATTCGTCTCCATCGCCGGCCCGTCCGGTTGCGGCAAGTCCACCTTGCTCTCCATCCTCGGTCTCCTCGATTCGCCGACCGATGGCACCTATCTTCTCAACGGCCGCCCCGTGCAGGGCCTCTCGCTCCCCGAGCGCGCCCGCATCCGCAATCGCGAGATCGGTTTCATTTTCCAATCGTTCAATCTCATCGGCGATCTCACCGTTTACGAGAACGTCGAACTCCCGCTCACTTACCGCGGCATGCCCGCCAGCGAACGCAAAATCGCCGTCACCGAAGCGCTGGAAAAAGTCGGCATGGCGCATCGCGCGAAGCATCTGCCCTCGCAGCTTTCCGGCGGTCAGCAGCAACGCGTCGCCGTCGCCCGCGCCCTCGCCGGCAAACCTGCCGTCCTCCTCGCCGACGAGCCCACCGGCAACCTCGATTCGAAAAACGGCGACTCCGTCATGCAGCTCCTCGCCGGTCTTCACCAAGGCGGCGCGACCATCGTCATGGTCACGCACGACGCCCGATTCGCGCGCAACGCCGACCGCACCATTCACATCTTCGACGGCCGCGTCGTGCAGGAGCAGGTCGAGACTGATCCCACCCGCGCTTAA